One region of Eupeodes corollae chromosome 1, idEupCoro1.1, whole genome shotgun sequence genomic DNA includes:
- the LOC129938584 gene encoding neprilysin-4, giving the protein MLPITLVLVWLVRVDGMMYALNIQRTIDDDSEDNFILQSDLDEVERVSRCMSLQFGLSEAQDIEELDLMRDARTSFIPRDRAAIPWECLDVNFETASASRSKRASNYSFHSLRQNPATPISSGESMALHFIWKAQDSKESIRQAQAETMMKYMDKTVDPCKDFYKYACGNWEKINPIPKDKAGFDTFEMLRENLDVVLEQLLEEKISKPEVVQISNNYYQDPEAKSDIVARRLDPRETLSQVLKSSHIRKHIIKRRRILDTLLERYKRDLLSLPDSQTNRLTQQTKEVDAETKAKLLYQSCINSVLLERRGIRPLLNLIRSLGGWPVLDKNWSADGFDWLNLTAQLRLFNNDILIVEWVGPDLKNSNVNIIHFDQTSLGLPTREYFLEDAQGKYLKAYKDFMKTVMYLLGASQAEAIKTSEELIAFESHLAAITSPAEERVNVTKLYKKMTVLELSQVVPKIDWKTYLSIVQERPVDESENVVIFALNYMNDLVNLIAKTQPRIVANYLMWRFVRHRINNVDDRFEDSKQKFFHALFGREESPSRWKVCIAQVNSNMGMALGAMFVRKYFDENSKEDTLKMTHELQQAFRDILQTTDWIDNTTKHLAEEKVNVMSLKIGYPDDILVPSELTEKYRGIDIHPDKYFENTLNVLRHTARTEQQKMLEPVNKTMWQTPPAIVNAYYSRNKNQIMFPAGILQPPFYHRHFPRALNFGGIGVVIGHELTHGFDDKGRLFDSNGSIHKWWTDSAVQGFDERARCLIAQYGNYTVSEVGITLNGESTQGENIADNGGIRQAFHAYQSWLKKSSMAERKEEMLPGVNMTGAQLFFLNFAQVWCGAMRPEATRNKLNTAIHSPGRFRVIGTLSNSEDFAREFQCERGSPMNPAQKCGVW; this is encoded by the coding sequence ATGCTTCCAATAACTCTGGTTCTGGTATGGCTTGTGCGGGTTGATGGCATGATGTATGCCTTGAATATTCAGAGGACAATTGACGACGACAGCGAGGACAACTTTATTTTGCAGTCGGATTTAGATGAAGTTGAAAGAGTGTCGCGGTGTATGTCGCTTCAATTTGGTCTCAGCGAGGCTCAGGATATTGAAGAACTAGATCTAATGAGGGATGCCCGAACTTCTTTTATTCCACGAGACAGAGCTGCTATACCATGGGAGTGCTTGGATGTAAATTTTGAGACAGCTTCTGCCAGCCGTTCGAAACGCGCTTCAAACTATAGCTTCCATAGTCTTCGCCAGAACCCTGCAACGCCAATAAGTAGTGGTGAGTCAATGGCCTTGCATTTCATATGGAAGGCCCAAGATTCAAAGGAGAGCATTCGGCAGGCCCAAGCTGAAACTATGATGAAGTACATGGACAAAACTGTAGATCCGTGCAAGGATTTCTACAAATACGCGTGTGGAAATTGGGAGAAAATTAATCCCATTCCAAAGGATAAAGCTGGTTTTGATACATTTGAAATGTTGAGGGAAAACCTGGATGTTGTGCTGGAGCAGCTGTtggaagaaaaaatatcaaagccCGAAGTTGTCCAAATAAGCAATAATTACTACCAAGATCCTGAGGCAAAATCTGACATTGTGGCCCGACGTTTAGACCCTAGGGAGACTTTAAGCCAGGTCTTAAAATCATCACACATTCGAAAACATATAATCAAACGCCGAAGAATTTTGGATACTCTTCTGGAAAGATACAAGCGAGATTTATTAAGTCTTCCCGATAGTCAAACAAACAGGTTGACCCAACAAACAAAAGAAGTCGATGCTGAGACAAAAGCCAAGCTACTGTACCAGTCTTGTATTAATAGCGTGCTGTTGGAAAGGCGTGGCATCAGACCGTTGCTTAATCTAATCCGATCTCTTGGAGGTTGGCCAGTATTAGATAAAAATTGGTCTGCAGATGGATTTGATTGGTTGAATTTGACAGCTCAACTTAGGCTTTTTAACAATGATATTCTAATTGTCGAATGGGTGGGACCAGATCTTAAGAATTCCAACGTGAATATCATTCATTTCGATCAAACCAGTcttggtcttccaacgcgtGAATACTTTCTCGAGGATGCTCAAGGCAAGTATTTGAAGGCTTATAAGGATTTTATGAAAACAGTCATGTATCTTCTTGGAGCTAGTCAAGCTGAGGCGATTAAAACTTCTGAAGAGCTTATCGCTTTTGAATCCCATCTGGCTGCGATAACATCGCCGGCTGAAGAAAGAGTTAATGTAACTAAGCTGTATAAGAAGATGACCGTGCTTGAATTGAGTCAAGTGGTCCCAAAGATAGACTGGAAAACATACTTGAGCATTGTTCAGGAGCGACCGGTGGATGAATCAGAAAATGTCGTAATATTCGCCTTGAACTACATGAACGACCTAGTGAATCTTATTGCTAAAACTCAACCCCGGATAGTGGCTAATTACCTCATGTGGCGTTTTGTCCGACATCGCATCAACAACGTTGATGACCGTTTTGAGGACTCCAAGCAGAAGTTCTTTCATGCCCTGTTTGGTCGCGAAGAAAGTCCCTCTCGGTGGAAGGTGTGCATCGCTCAGGTAAATTCAAACATGGGAATGGCGCTGGGCGCCATGTTtgttcgaaaatattttgacgAAAACAGCAAAGAGGACACTCTCAAAATGACACATGAACTGCAGCAGGCCTTCCGGGATATTCTCCAAACGACCGATTGGATAGACAACACCACCAAGCATTTGGCCGAGGAAAAAGTCAATGTGATGTCCTTAAAAATCGGTTATCCTGATGACATTTTGGTGCCTAGTGAATTAACAGAGAAATACCGGGGTATCGATATTCATCCGgataaatatttcgaaaatacTTTGAATGTTCTACGTCATACAGCGCGCACAGAGCAGCAAAAAATGCTAGAGCCTGTCAACAAAACCATGTGGCAGACCCCGCCAGCTATTGTCAATGCCTACTATAGTCGCAATAAAAATCAGATTATGTTTCCGGCGGGAATACTGCAGCCACCGTTTTACCATCGCCACTTCCCGCGGGCTCTTAATTTCGGAGGGATCGGTGTTGTCATAGGTCATGAGCTCACCCATGGCTTTGACGATAAGGGTAGGCTGTTTGACAGCAATGGCAGCATCCACAAGTGGTGGACGGATTCGGCAGTGCAGGGCTTCGATGAGCGAGCACGCTGTCTTATTGCCCAATATGGAAACTACACAGTGAGTGAGGTTGGCATCACGCTCAATGGTGAAAGTACGCAAGGCGAGAATATTGCTGACAATGGTGGAATACGACAAGCGTTCCATGCCTACCAGAGCTGGCTGAAAAAGAGCAGCATGGCCGAACGAAAAGAGGAAATGTTGCCTGGTGTGAATATGACTGGGGCACAAttgttctttttgaattttgcacAAGTTTGGTGCGGAGCTATGCGACCAGAGGCAACAAGAAACAAACTCAACACTGCTATTCATAGTCCGGGACGGTTTCGTGTCATCGGAACGCTATCGAACTCAGAGGACTTTGCCAGAGAGTTCCAATGCGAAAGAGGCTCGCCCATGAATCCAGCCCAGAAGTGTGGAGTATGGTGA